Genomic window (Vibrio coralliirubri):
ACGTAGCCAAGACGTTTATTTGTTTTCGAAAGAAACTCTCACACGATATTTGTATTAATCGTCAATCAACGATAAACTTGTTTGCAAAATGGCCGAGTAAACAAGTTTGGGTTAGTTTTCTGCTAGCTCGTTTTAAGCATTACTCTCTTCCTCAAGCTCGGTCGTCTACATCTTATCTATAGCAAATGGCAGTCTATCTCTATGTATGCATTAGAAATTGAGCAATTAAGAAAAACTTATGCTGGGGGCTTCGAGGCTCTGAAGGGCGTTAGTTTACAAGTAGAAAAAGGCGACTTTTACGCACTACTTGGTCCAAATGGTGCGGGTAAATCAACCACTATTGGTGTTATCTCTTCACTGGTAAATAAAACGTCGGGCAAGGTTAAAGTGTTCGGCTACGACATTGATACCGATCTGGAGTTGGCGAAGCAGAACTTAGGCCTTGTACCTCAAGAGTTTAACTTTAACCCGTTTGAGACCGTTGAACAGATCGTGCTGCAACAAGCGGGTTATTACGGCGTGCCAAAAGCTTTGGCGAAAGAGCGAGCGAAAAAGTACCTATCTCAACTCGATTTGTGGGAAAAGCGTGGCGAACGTGCGCGTAACTTGTCTGGTGGTATGAAGCGTCGTTTGATGATCGCGCGTGCATTGATGCATGAACCTCATTTGTTGATCCTTGATGAACCAACGGCAGGCGTTGATATTGAACTGCGTCGTTCAATGTGGGAATTCCTAAAAGAGATCAATGAGAAGCAGGGCATTACCATTATCTTGACCACGCACTACCTAGAAGAAGCAGAAATGCTGTGTCGCAACATTGGTATCATCAATCGCGGTGAGCTGATTGAGAACACAACAATGAAAGCGCTGTTGGGTAAATTGAGTGCTGAGACCTTTATTTTGGATCTGGAAGAGGGTACGACTGAACCTAAGCTTGAAGGCGTGAATAGCCAAGTGATGGTCAATGGTTCGCTAGAAATCGAAATCGACAAGAACCTAGGTTTGAATACCATCTTTGCTCAATTGAGCGAGCAACAGGTTAAAGTCCTCTCTATGCGTAACAAAGCAAACCGTCTAGAAGAGCTATTTGTGAGTATCGTCCGTGAGGGGAGTAAATAATATGTACAGCCTATATTGGACAGCTTTTTGCAGTTTGTTGACCAAAGAGATCAATCGCTTTACTCGTATCTGGGTGCAAACTCTGGTGCCGCCAGCGATTACCATGACGCTTTACTTCATCATCTTCGGTAACCTGATTGGTGCTCGTATTGGTGAAATGAACGGCTTCAGTTATATGGAATACATTGTTCCTGGCCTGATCATGATGTCGGTGATCACCAACTCATATTCGAATGTGGCCTCGTCATTTTTTAGTGCTAAGTTCCAGAAGAACATTGAAGAGTTGCTTGTAGCTCCGGTTCCTAACTACGTGATTATCGCCGGCTTCGTAATGGGTGGTGTGGTTCGTGGCTTGTTAGTGGGCACCATAGTAACCTTCGTGTCGTTGTTCTTTGTCGACTTACAAGTTGACCATTGGGGCGTGATCATTGCGACGGTATTTTTAACATCAGTTGTGTTCGCTTTGGGTGGCTTGATTAACGCGGTATTCGCACGCACCTTTGATGATATATCTATTATCCCAACCTTTATCTTAACGCCGCTGACGTACCTTGGTGGTGTGTTCTACTCGATCAGTCTATTGCCTGAATTCTGGCAAGGTGTATCGAAGTTGAACCCTATCGTGTACATGGTTAACGCGTTCAGATATGGCTTCTTGGGTGTGTCTGATGTGGGTATCGTGACGTCGTTTGGCGTACTAGGCGTGTTTATCGTGCTGTTGTATGGCATTGCACACTACTTAGTGACAAAGGGTATCGGCTTACGTAGCTAACCTTTGGTTCATCTAAGTAACAGGTAAAGAAAAAGGTCGATATAACATCGACCTTTTTTATGTTTTGCGTTTGGTGTTTTTGTTTGCGTTAAGAGCAGAAGCCGACTATTCAGTCACTTCTTCTTTCACTTCTTCTTTGGTTTCCGTTACCAAATCGAGAACTTGGTTATCGATAAGACGGGTCTTACCTAGGAAAGCCGACATTAGAATCACTGCTTGAGTTGATTCTGAAGTGATTGCTTGCAGAGTCTTAGCATCACAAATGAAGATCTCATCTGGTTGAAGATCTGCAGCGCGCAGCTGGTCAGTTGCATCTTCAATCACTGATGCGTAATCATCACGACCACCACGAATAGCACTGCTGATCCAGCGCATAGTGCGCGCTAGAACGGGCGCTCGTTGGCGCTCGTCAATGGTGAGGTTGCTATTACGAGAGCTCATTGCCAAACCATCCATTTCACGAACGGTTGCAACGCCGACAACTTCAATGTCTAACGCTAAATCAGTGGTCATCTGGCGAATAACAGCAAGTTGCTGAAAGTCTTTCTCGCCGAAGCATGCAAAGTCTGGCTGAACGATATTAAACAGTTTAGTGACAATGGTTGATACACCACGGAAGTGACCTGGACGAGAGGCACCTTCAAGCATGTGAGATATGCCAGGGACCTCAACAAACGTCTGCTTGTCTAATCCATCTGGGTACATCACCTCTGGCGTTGGTGTAAATACTAGCTCAACACCTTCACCTGTTAGCTTGCTTAAATCTGCTTCTAACGTGCGAGGGTAGTTGTTTAGGTCGTCGGCACGGTCAAACTGCATTGGGTTTACAAAGATGCTTACCACAACGATGTCGGCCAGTTCACGAGCTTTCTTTACCAGAGTTAGGTGGCCTTCATGCAGGTTTCCCATAGTCGGTACAAAAGCAACCGTACGTCCATCACGCTTAAACTGTTTAATCTGCTCACGAAGAGCCGCTATTTCAGCAAAAGTTTGCATACTTACTCCTAAGCGATTGTATGAGCTTCATCAGGGAAGCGCGCGCTCTCTACTTCTTCTTTGTATAGAGCTACTGCCTTACGCATATCACCTGTCTCTGCTAGGAAATTCTTAGAGAACTTCGGCATGTAGTTCGCAGAAATACCGAACATGTCATGCATAACCAAGATCTGACCATCGGTAACATTACCTGCACCGATACCGATAACCGGTACGTCACAAGCTTCTGTAATTCGTTTTGCCAATGAAGCTGGCACACATTCAAGTAGAACGATTTGAGCGCCTGCGTTTTGCAGTGCTAACGCGTCAGCAACCATTTTATCGGCTTGCTCGTCGTCACGACCTTGAATCTTGTAACCACCAAAAATGTTCACAGACTGGGGCGTTAAGCCTAAGTGTGCACATACTGGTACTGCACGTTCTGTTAGCATCTTCACAGTATCAACCAACCAGCTTCCGCCTTCGATTTTTACCATGTTCGCACCAGCACGCATCAAAGTCGCTGAGCTCTCACAAGCTTGCTCAGGCGTTGCGTAGCTCATGAAAGGCAAGTCAGCCATAAGCAGACAATTTGGGCTACCAGCACGCACTGAGCGAGTATGGTAAGCAATGTCTTCAACGGTTACTGGTAATGTATCGTTATGGCCTTGTAAAACCATACCCAGTGAATCACCGACAAGCAGAACTGGCATTTCTTGGCTTTCGAATAATTGAGCAAAGCTCGCATCATAAGCTGTCGAAGTCGCGAATTTACGGCCTTCACGTTTGCATTTGATCAGGTCGTTAATGGTTACTTTTTTCATTGGTTTTCCTTAATGCGCTTGGCTATTGTTGCCAAACATTGAGCCCGTTCTTATCTACTATTTTCAGCAGTTCTGTCAGCTCAGTCCCATCAGGGAGTTGTAAACTTGGTGCGATTTCAGCAAGCGGGTAGAGTACAAACTCTCGTTCTTTCATTCCATAATGAGGAACGATTAAGCGCTCTGAATCGATCACCTCATTGCCGTATAGCACAATGTCGAGATCCAAGGTTCTTGGTCCCCAACGTTCGTCTTTACGGACGCGCCCTTGCTCTAGTTCGATCTTTTGAGTGCAATCAAGTAGTTCAATTGGCGTTAATTCGGTTTGGATAGCGACTACCGCGTTGATGTAGTCTGGTTGATTTTGCGGTCCCATTGGAGTGCTACTATATAGCTGAGAGGTCGCAATAAACGTTGATCGCGGTAGGCTTTTTAGCGTTTCGATAGCCAAATTTGCTTGGCTAACTGGGTCGGCAAGGTTGCTGCCGACCGCAATGTAAGCAGTTATCATTCTGATTGCTTACTCTTTTTGTTTCGATAAGTCTTACGGCGACGATGGCCTGACTTTGATGGTGCTGCAACGTCATTAGCCATTGCTTGACGCATGTTGCGACCCGCAGTCTGATAACGCTCCCACCATTTTGCTAACTCTTTGGTTTCGCCACCTTCAATCTCACCACGCATTTCTAAGAAATCGTAGCCTGCACGGAACTTGTTGAGCTCCATTAGACGAACAGCGCGTTTACCGTTGCGGCGAGGCAATCGAAGTTGCAGTTGCCAAACTTCGCGAATGGTTGCGGTGTGACGGCGAGGAATAGCAATAGACTTTACTTGCTGATCTAGAATGATGTTACTCGCTTCCATGATCGCATCGTAGTGTGCCATACCCTGTTCAGCGACAAGTTTGTCTGCCAGCTTGTTCATTGGGTACCAAAGCATCGCTGCGAACATGAATGCTGGGT
Coding sequences:
- a CDS encoding ABC transporter ATP-binding protein, whose product is MYALEIEQLRKTYAGGFEALKGVSLQVEKGDFYALLGPNGAGKSTTIGVISSLVNKTSGKVKVFGYDIDTDLELAKQNLGLVPQEFNFNPFETVEQIVLQQAGYYGVPKALAKERAKKYLSQLDLWEKRGERARNLSGGMKRRLMIARALMHEPHLLILDEPTAGVDIELRRSMWEFLKEINEKQGITIILTTHYLEEAEMLCRNIGIINRGELIENTTMKALLGKLSAETFILDLEEGTTEPKLEGVNSQVMVNGSLEIEIDKNLGLNTIFAQLSEQQVKVLSMRNKANRLEELFVSIVREGSK
- a CDS encoding ABC transporter permease; the protein is MYSLYWTAFCSLLTKEINRFTRIWVQTLVPPAITMTLYFIIFGNLIGARIGEMNGFSYMEYIVPGLIMMSVITNSYSNVASSFFSAKFQKNIEELLVAPVPNYVIIAGFVMGGVVRGLLVGTIVTFVSLFFVDLQVDHWGVIIATVFLTSVVFALGGLINAVFARTFDDISIIPTFILTPLTYLGGVFYSISLLPEFWQGVSKLNPIVYMVNAFRYGFLGVSDVGIVTSFGVLGVFIVLLYGIAHYLVTKGIGLRS
- the panC gene encoding pantoate--beta-alanine ligase, encoding MQTFAEIAALREQIKQFKRDGRTVAFVPTMGNLHEGHLTLVKKARELADIVVVSIFVNPMQFDRADDLNNYPRTLEADLSKLTGEGVELVFTPTPEVMYPDGLDKQTFVEVPGISHMLEGASRPGHFRGVSTIVTKLFNIVQPDFACFGEKDFQQLAVIRQMTTDLALDIEVVGVATVREMDGLAMSSRNSNLTIDERQRAPVLARTMRWISSAIRGGRDDYASVIEDATDQLRAADLQPDEIFICDAKTLQAITSESTQAVILMSAFLGKTRLIDNQVLDLVTETKEEVKEEVTE
- the panB gene encoding 3-methyl-2-oxobutanoate hydroxymethyltransferase, with the protein product MKKVTINDLIKCKREGRKFATSTAYDASFAQLFESQEMPVLLVGDSLGMVLQGHNDTLPVTVEDIAYHTRSVRAGSPNCLLMADLPFMSYATPEQACESSATLMRAGANMVKIEGGSWLVDTVKMLTERAVPVCAHLGLTPQSVNIFGGYKIQGRDDEQADKMVADALALQNAGAQIVLLECVPASLAKRITEACDVPVIGIGAGNVTDGQILVMHDMFGISANYMPKFSKNFLAETGDMRKAVALYKEEVESARFPDEAHTIA
- the folK gene encoding 2-amino-4-hydroxy-6-hydroxymethyldihydropteridine diphosphokinase, whose protein sequence is MITAYIAVGSNLADPVSQANLAIETLKSLPRSTFIATSQLYSSTPMGPQNQPDYINAVVAIQTELTPIELLDCTQKIELEQGRVRKDERWGPRTLDLDIVLYGNEVIDSERLIVPHYGMKEREFVLYPLAEIAPSLQLPDGTELTELLKIVDKNGLNVWQQ